In Myxocyprinus asiaticus isolate MX2 ecotype Aquarium Trade chromosome 27, UBuf_Myxa_2, whole genome shotgun sequence, the DNA window GCTTGTATATGCCACATGCGTAAGATATTAATAAGAAAACATATACCTTTATCTAACACAATGTATTGAAGTGATTAAGAAATCTGAAATCAATTTTCAGGTTTCAACACTTCATAGCTCACTAGTATAAAGGCTACTAAACAGTCTTCATAATAGATTTTTTGGTTTACCCTTAGACACCTTTGTGACACCTGGACCAACACTCTCCACCACTCCAGCCCCCTCATGCCCCAAGATCAAAGGAAAAGGCCGGGGACTCATTTTACCAGCCTCATACAGGTAAGACCAATCTGAGTGGCATACTCCAGATGCTGCTATCTGACAAGGGTCAATGAAAAATCATAGTGCAGAGCAAAATACAGTTCACAGCAAGAAGTATGTGAACACCCCTTCTAATTCTAAATACCCCTTTTAATAACACcccttttttttttggaattaacATGCCCTACCCCCTACCCCCACCCCAGCCAATGTATAAATTTAAGTACATATGCTGTACAAGCAAtcccatttttgtttcataacttTCCATAGCTGTCTACTTATAGACTTCATTTGACTACATAGCCTAACCTGGCCAATGTAGTGTAATGGGCCTACCTTAATGCGTACTTCATGGACTTTGGGAGGGGCAACCTCCACTTCCTCAGTGGAGACAGGTTTTCCTGGTTCCCAGGCCACTGCTGCCTTGCACTTAATCACCTTTGAGAACATTTACATATTCAGCAGACACTTTCATCTAAAGTGACTTAAAAATTAAGAATACtgcaagaaaaataataataataataataattccagtCTTTTTTGTATACATGAATCATTCATAATTTCTCTCCTTATGTGCTTACCTTACCCTCAGTTTCCATAGCAACCAcactttttaatacaatgaaTCTTTCCACTATTTCCTGCTATAGGCAGCCTCCTAAAAGTTTGCAGAGAGTGAGacaatatgaaatgaaacatttAGGACAATTAAAGTGCTGGCAGTTGTGTTACAGCAACATTCTAAAGATAAATGTAGCATTTAATTGACGCAGTGCATTTAAagagtattttcttttatttatcaaattaaatcGGTCAAGAATGTATCCTGACTACTATCTTCTAGTACTTTACCAAGTACTTCTGCCACAACAGCAACAGTCTATACAATTCTGCATATGAAAACAAACATTCATATATAACTGCATAGAAAAAATGCTTTACTGCTGCATATGTATACATGTTTGCATTGTATTAATTCTCATAACTTACACATTACGATGTGTTTTTTAGGGCTTAGTAGTGATTTGCTGATCATTCTGTACTTTCATTCCTATTCTGACAGTCAAAATTTGGGATACTGACGAAATATAAGATTGGCTAACCATCATTCTTCAGTGGTGGCGGAATCAAAACTAGTTTGAACGTGATCGCCATCTAACGTATCATTTTGGAAATGCGTTTAATCAAGTCCTGAAAAGATGCTCCCGAAAAGGCCATCACCATTTCAGGCAGCATGTAGTAATTCCACTTATAAAATCCCATCCAGTTGCTAATGAAGAGATTAGCATCTTATTTAAAACAGCAATGGCCAAAACTTAGAAATTTGAACAGCTTATCTCCGTGGAGTTCACATGAACAGGTAGTACTAACAAATCCACTGAAACCACACGGACCTCCCACCAACTTACAGTTGATCCCTAATGCTTAAACAATTGGGTTAACGTTTTCAGTATGATGGTGAAGCATTCATTTGAATATACAATAATAACTGAATATACATATACAATTCTATGGAAaattctttttctttgcaattggtCGCCAAAGTCTACAGGTAATGAGTTAATTGATTCACTTGATTAGTGAGTCGGAACAGTGGGTCCAATTAATAACAGCTGGTTTACAAGCAACTTGGCCTTACAATTCTCATAATAATATGTAGTGAGTGTATCACTGAGGTGAAATCCAACAGACCACTGATGGCTTTATTAGCTGTtgttgtgctgtttgttttaagATGCTCTAGCACATTGATAGCTGAAGGtagattaaaaaatatgaaaaagtaaAATGATTTGACTGAGCTGTGTTTTTGACTAACCACATGTCTTTAAGACTATCGTGTGGCCTTTTGGAGTGTGACTGTGTGGTTTTGAAAAAGACTTTGCCTCATTTCAAATTTGACAATTGTTGTTGTTAATATGctttaaatattcctttaagaaagtattAGCCGTAAGGGCAACAAGCGTCTTTTAAACATGGTCAAGATTACCTATTTTCTCATGAGCTGTGTGGCCAAGTTTCTTGAGCATGTTCTTGACTGATGGGTTTATCCTGTTTTATGTCTAGAGCCCCCTCGCACAAGCAAGAGCACTTATGAAGTTTTGTCCTCTAATGGAGCCAACACGACAGACACAACCTATGGCTTTGTGGCCTGTGTGTTTGCAATGCTGTTGTATGGCAGTAACTTTGTTCCTGTTAAAACAATTGATGCTGGTGATGGTGAGGAGTTTAACTGTACTTTTATCCCCCAAACCATTATTCAAACCACCTCtcaaattttgttatttttgtaggACTGTTTTTCCAGTGGGTATCCTGCTCAGCTGTATGGATTGTTGGACTGGTTGCTGACATATTGTTCCACCCCTCCAGAGCCCATCCTGCAGCTATGCTTGGGGGAGCGATTTGGGCTACTGGTATTGTGGGAGCGAATAAACACGTGTTTGATAtatgtggatgttttttttttgtggtaacagGTTTTCCTTTTAGGAAATATAACAGCTGTCCCAGTTGTGAAGTTTATTGGTCTTGGACTTGGAGTTTTGATTTGGGGATCCAGTGGATTGCTATTTGGATGGGCAAGCTCAAGGTAAGTCTGCTTGCTGTTTGACAGGAGATCACACTTAACCTGATGTAAAAGCTTTGctacaaccctgctgaaaagacccatttagaccagcatgaatttctatACTGGTCCTGGCTAGTTTATGCTGATTAGTGGTGAATGTCTAGCTAGTAGACCAGGCTAACCATGCTGTTAATTGGCTAAATTTAGCTGGTGAGCTGGTCAACCTGCTGGTTAAGCAAGAACACCAGCATTCCACACAGCCGTCAGTTGTTATTTTAGGTCTTTAATATTGATAAAGTCCTATTGTGAtctgaatgtttttgtttgttctcggactttttttttttcttcaattggggtcatgctgttttttttttttgttgtattttgttgtACTGTAACATgcacttcactttttttttttttaactataaaggtATGGTTGGTTTGGGCTTCATCCAGAGGAAGTATCCAAACCGATACTCAATTACTGTGGAGCTGGCCTCTGTTTGCTTAGGTAAAGGAGAAATGTTTTCTGTATTATTCTTCAAGCAAGGAACATGATGTACTGCATCATTAGTTACATGCAAAATATTTGGTGGAAGACCATTAAGAGGATGTTTATTTGTATAAGTTTGTACAGTTTTAGGTTGCCATGCTTCTGTTTCTGGAATTTTACACACATTCAACTACGAAGTTGCTTTCAGTCCTCACCAGAGAGGATAGACACCACACCCATGGAAAGGAAATATTATAAGCAAACCTTTTAATATGGACAGACAAtatttccatcccctaaggatttCTGGTATACTTAAGAGTAAGATTTCTCAAAGATGCCTTTTGAGATCAAAATGCTGCTGTTTTACTCACCTTAAAATCAGTTTCTCTGATATTGAAAATGCAATATTCTGTCTAAGGTTAGGATAGATCTCTTCCTAAGACCTGAAGTGAAGTTTTATTGGATCCACAGTTCCATCTGACTCTTAGATATACAATAAAAAACATCCTTGCCTTTTATTTATTATGAGGAAAGcccttttggatttttttttttttttttttacataatcataCCTTTTGTTTCAGTGCCATCATTTTCTTCTTTGTGAAAAGTGATGTTCAAAAACCTCAGTCTACTGAATCCATGCCTTTGTTGATTGATGATAGGGTGAGTGAGTTCAAGTTATCCACAATGATAGCCTTTGGATGTTACACAGAATGTTCTTTTTACTGACAtttcgcgtgtgtgtgtgtgtgtgtgatttgcttGCAGAGGTTGAATTCTGAGAGCGCAAGCCCCAGTGATTCATGGGTGGACACGATTTCACCAAGGAGCAAGAGAGTGTTGTAAGTGTCTGCAGGCCTTCCCATTTCATTCTTCTGTGTTTCCCAGACATATTTCTAGTTCATGTACActgcaagacaaaaaaaaaaaaaaaaatgtgcatgtgaTAGTATTAGCAGCATGCTGAGATTTAGGGATTTTATGATTGATAAATTTcagaatttatatttgtctatttTAGAAATATTGTGAAATCTACAAACTATCCAGCACTATACGTTTTTCATAATATCCTCTCGTTATAGCGGCTGCATCTTGGCCATATTTGCAGGTGTCCTTTATGGCTGTTCTTTCGTGCCGATTTTCTATATTAAAATTCATGCCACAGCCAATTCAAGTATGTTCACTGGATCCAGTCAGAATGGTATGTGCGTTTGCATGACAGAGTTTAGAGGGCAAAGTAAATGACATGcagttgtgtttgtgttgtagtttaattcAATATGTTAAGCAATTTTATGGGCATTTCTTCTAACATGTTTTATGATCCATTTCAGAAATTGACTACTGCTTTGCCCATTACAGTGGAATATTCCTCATGAGCACAGTGTATTTTGTTGCATACTGTGCAGCTATGAAGAACAGGCCTAGGATCTATCCCAGAGCCATCTTACCTGGTAATGTTGCTCACACGTCCCAAGATTAAAATAAGAAGTATTCTCCTGCATCATCTTTATTTTAACTTTGGAAGGTGTGGTAGTGGTTTAAAAGACATTTTGCTATACCAGGTTGCTTTTTTCCCCACTGCATTGAGTTGTAAAATGTAAAGTTTAGAATCAGCCACTGAACATGGTACCTCCTGTTAAACATTCACCCTCAAATTCTACCCTTTTTCAACTGAATAGGTTGATTTCTTGAAGTTGGATTCTTTCATTGATTTTAAGATCTTTCATGCAGGTTTCTTAAGTGGCCTGATGTGGGGTTTAGCCACATATGCCTGGCTTTTGGCGAATTTCTACCTCAGTGCAGTGATCACATTCCCTATAATTAATGCTGTAAGTATTGTGTATTATAATGGGCAAATCAATTGCATGTTCTGTTTCACATTTCACTGAATATTGTATGTAGTGATTGTACTGTATGTCCCATGCATTTGCTTTCAGGGTTACGGGTTAGTAGCTGCTCTGTGGGGAAGTGTGGTATTTAAAGAGATCAAAGTAGGCAACAGTAATTTTCATTCAGTATTTCAATTGACATTTTATTAACCAAAGattcatttaaatttgtattttgatTTCGAGAGCTATTACAACAGAAAATGCATTAGCTTTTGATATATCATTTTTATGTGTAGTGCTtttacaatacacattgtttcgaagcagttttacagaaaatgatgctgtaatgtctaAAGTCTGTTGAGTAGTTTCAATGTATAATGTCACTGAAAATCGTACCTTAAAAATTAGGCCCCCAGTGAAGAAAAGCCAAAGGCGATTGTGGCAAagaacccaaaactccataagatgttagtaaATGGAGAGGGGAAAAATAGCCTTAGGAACAACCAGGCTCAGTTGGGAGAGCCAGtcccctctggctatacagcaaaaatataatgccaatatcagTTAGCTATGTGTAATGCATGCATTAATTGACTAAACTGAATAGATTTTTGATGGGGAATTCTTTTCAAAGTAAAATTGtaattgaactgtaagattaatgattaagtgtctttgaaatCCATCTTAAACTGACTGCTTAAGTGCACATACtgtagatgcagtgtcctttgttAATTGACTGACAAAGGCTTTAGTTGATAATTTGTAGTTGATAATCTATGTATTCTGTGTCATTGATTCATTACCAGCAATGgtaaagaaataaagtaaaattatCTTCTATTTAG includes these proteins:
- the tmem144b gene encoding transmembrane protein 144b, with amino-acid sequence MALLAVVVLFVLRCSSTLIAEEPPRTSKSTYEVLSSNGANTTDTTYGFVACVFAMLLYGSNFVPVKTIDAGDGLFFQWVSCSAVWIVGLVADILFHPSRAHPAAMLGGAIWATGNITAVPVVKFIGLGLGVLIWGSSGLLFGWASSRYGWFGLHPEEVSKPILNYCGAGLCLLSAIIFFFVKSDVQKPQSTESMPLLIDDRRLNSESASPSDSWVDTISPRSKRVFGCILAIFAGVLYGCSFVPIFYIKIHATANSSMFTGSSQNEIDYCFAHYSGIFLMSTVYFVAYCAAMKNRPRIYPRAILPGFLSGLMWGLATYAWLLANFYLSAVITFPIINAGYGLVAALWGSVVFKEIKGLGNLLMFALASCVVLAGSLLTAYSKI